A genomic window from Methanobrevibacter arboriphilus JCM 13429 = DSM 1125 includes:
- a CDS encoding DUF2299 domain-containing protein, which translates to MIDEKIIKKWLVEEGLFKEQIPDETSNFHFLINYPNEHVLDLIQPKHKEDMILIGCASEIAPEQVALIKDSSNKKREKFIWDIRFALNQFLLDFELEHPDNVLNRFVISEEIYEDGLTKNSLILSIKKVFKGKLQCIWITGKTFGEGENSQINDNSMFV; encoded by the coding sequence ATGATTGACGAAAAAATAATCAAAAAATGGCTTGTTGAAGAAGGCCTATTTAAAGAACAAATACCTGATGAAACTTCCAATTTCCATTTTCTTATAAACTATCCAAATGAACACGTACTTGATCTTATACAACCAAAACATAAGGAAGATATGATACTTATTGGCTGTGCATCTGAAATAGCACCTGAACAAGTAGCTTTGATTAAAGATTCATCAAATAAAAAAAGAGAAAAATTTATATGGGATATTAGATTTGCTTTAAATCAATTTCTTCTTGATTTTGAACTTGAACATCCAGACAATGTTTTAAATAGATTTGTTATTTCTGAAGAAATATATGAAGATGGTTTAACAAAAAATAGCTTAATATTATCAATTAAAAAAGTTTTTAAAGGAAAATTACAGTGTATTTGGATAACTGGTAAAACTTTTGGTGAGGGTGAAAACTCACAAATAAATGATAATAGTATGTTTGTTTAA
- a CDS encoding ParA family protein, with the protein MGETIAIINQKGGCGKTTTAVNLAASLATLGKSVLLVDMDPQGNATTSFGINKQELKNTVYAAISGQVSVKKAIIPTIVENLFILPSNISLSGVEVELSKLDNYHLVLKELLSPVVNIFDYIIIDLPPSLGVITINGLVASDSLIIPIQAEYFALEGLADLTNTINLVEERLRSPSPIKGIVLTLYDSRTRLGKEVYSELKKYFGDKENIFKTVISRNIRLAEAPSYGMPCIAYDEESRGARSYLKLAKEILSLESDEG; encoded by the coding sequence ATGGGAGAAACAATAGCAATAATAAACCAAAAAGGTGGTTGTGGTAAAACAACCACAGCAGTTAACTTAGCTGCATCACTTGCAACATTAGGTAAATCAGTGCTACTTGTTGACATGGATCCACAAGGAAATGCAACTACAAGTTTTGGAATAAACAAACAAGAGCTAAAAAACACAGTTTATGCGGCAATAAGTGGTCAAGTAAGTGTGAAAAAAGCTATTATTCCAACAATTGTTGAAAATTTATTTATTCTCCCAAGTAATATTTCACTAAGTGGAGTCGAAGTAGAATTAAGTAAACTAGATAATTATCACTTAGTTTTGAAAGAATTATTATCACCAGTAGTAAACATTTTTGACTATATAATTATAGACCTTCCTCCATCATTAGGAGTGATAACAATTAATGGCCTTGTAGCAAGTGATAGTTTAATAATACCAATACAGGCAGAATACTTTGCATTGGAAGGATTAGCTGATTTAACAAATACAATTAATCTTGTAGAAGAACGTCTAAGAAGTCCTTCGCCAATTAAAGGAATCGTATTAACATTATATGACTCTAGAACACGGCTTGGAAAAGAAGTATATAGTGAGCTAAAAAAATATTTCGGAGACAAAGAAAACATATTTAAAACAGTGATTTCGAGAAATATACGATTAGCTGAAGCTCCAAGTTATGGTATGCCTTGTATAGCATATGATGAAGAAAGTAGAGGTGCAAGATCTTATTTAAAATTAGCTAAAGAAATATTAAGTTTAGAAAGTGATGAGGGTTAA
- a CDS encoding DEAD/DEAH box helicase → MEKFIEHPFIKENTAEARIYQQVLAADVLKKGNTMIVAPTALGKTLVAILVAADRLKKNKGSKVLILAPSKPLAIQHEENFRHFLNVKTTSITGATKPDERKKRWDDSQIICATPQTIESDLLNGRYDLEDVSLLVFDECHHAVGSYAYVYLGQRYVKTAKNHLILGLTASPGSDKDKIRQICENLFIEDVVVKNEDDVDVKPYFNPIEIDWIKVNMSKELEKIKNHINKALRHRLKMLKNLNVISTISVNKIDILKARGKVQNRIARATNPPKECYQAISILSAVINLQHALELLETQGVSTFNKYVSRIRKKNTKAAKGLLIDADFSQAILLSEQAEKNGWEHPKLKKLMEILKEELNIVDINQSKLIGNTDSEINFSKTNNPPKNNNSSKNNNSSNRNKNKRIIVFTQFRDTLEMIQKKCEKEGINSVKFYGQGSRDGEKGLTQTEQKNIIKSFKIGTYDVLISTSVAEEGIDIPSVDLVVLYEPVPSEVRMIQRRGRTGRKNTGNMKVLIAKGTRDEGYYWASLNKEKQMKKHLIDKDSLKNLNKNSFNKSKHEINSKIIGKKAEIGVILDEKDISMNNGPTNNNYNGNISNNTINDINSNININNNSNDNFNNNDYNDYNDYNDYNDLNGYDFNKINKNDINRNAQNNNIFVYADSREGNSKVLRALDTINVNVRIKSMAAGDYQISDDIAIERKTAKDFIDSIIDKRLYKQAKIMKEEFKKPILILEGDDIYSGFLSPDAIRGSIASIAIDFGISIIPTRNPEDTAAMIKRIAIREQNQNNNPIQVRTERKPTELWEQQLFIIESLPNVGPVTAKKSLEKFSTVQAVIDASISELKEIDGIGSKTAENIRKVLDSKYLSFKDNDKDKKLL, encoded by the coding sequence ATGGAAAAATTTATTGAACATCCTTTTATAAAAGAAAATACTGCAGAAGCAAGGATATATCAACAAGTTCTAGCTGCTGATGTTCTTAAAAAAGGGAATACAATGATTGTTGCTCCAACTGCTTTGGGAAAAACTCTTGTAGCCATATTAGTAGCTGCAGATAGACTTAAAAAAAATAAAGGTTCCAAAGTTCTTATTTTAGCTCCTAGTAAGCCTTTAGCAATTCAGCACGAAGAAAATTTTAGGCATTTTCTTAATGTAAAAACTACTTCTATTACTGGGGCAACTAAACCAGATGAAAGAAAAAAAAGATGGGATGATTCTCAGATTATTTGTGCAACACCACAAACAATTGAATCAGATTTACTTAATGGAAGATATGATCTTGAAGATGTATCTCTTCTTGTTTTTGATGAATGTCATCACGCTGTAGGATCTTATGCCTATGTATATCTTGGACAAAGATATGTAAAAACTGCTAAAAATCATTTGATTCTGGGATTAACTGCTTCTCCTGGTTCTGATAAAGATAAAATTCGGCAAATATGTGAAAATCTTTTTATTGAAGATGTTGTTGTAAAAAATGAAGATGACGTTGATGTAAAACCTTATTTTAATCCTATTGAAATAGACTGGATTAAAGTTAATATGAGTAAGGAACTTGAAAAAATTAAAAATCATATTAATAAGGCTCTTAGGCATCGATTGAAAATGTTAAAGAATTTAAATGTTATTTCTACTATTTCTGTTAATAAAATTGATATTTTAAAAGCTCGAGGTAAAGTACAAAATCGTATTGCTAGAGCTACAAATCCTCCAAAAGAATGTTATCAAGCAATTTCAATTTTAAGTGCAGTTATTAATCTTCAGCATGCTTTAGAACTTTTAGAAACTCAAGGTGTTTCAACTTTCAATAAATATGTTTCAAGGATAAGAAAAAAGAATACTAAGGCGGCCAAAGGACTTTTAATAGATGCTGATTTTTCTCAAGCTATTCTTTTAAGTGAACAAGCTGAAAAAAATGGATGGGAACATCCTAAATTAAAAAAACTCATGGAAATATTAAAAGAAGAACTAAATATTGTCGATATTAATCAATCTAAATTAATAGGAAACACTGACTCAGAAATTAATTTTTCTAAAACCAACAATCCTCCTAAAAATAACAATTCTTCTAAAAATAATAACTCTTCTAACAGGAATAAAAATAAAAGAATCATCGTTTTCACACAATTCAGAGATACACTTGAAATGATCCAGAAAAAATGTGAAAAAGAAGGTATTAATTCTGTTAAATTTTATGGTCAAGGATCACGGGATGGAGAAAAAGGACTTACTCAGACAGAACAAAAGAATATTATTAAATCATTTAAAATTGGGACTTATGATGTTTTAATTTCAACTAGTGTTGCTGAAGAAGGAATTGATATTCCTTCTGTTGATTTAGTTGTCCTTTATGAACCTGTACCTTCAGAAGTTCGAATGATTCAAAGGAGAGGAAGAACTGGAAGGAAAAATACTGGCAATATGAAAGTTCTCATTGCTAAAGGGACTAGAGATGAAGGTTATTACTGGGCAAGCTTAAATAAGGAAAAACAAATGAAAAAACATTTAATAGATAAAGATTCTTTAAAAAACTTAAATAAAAACTCTTTCAATAAATCAAAGCATGAAATAAATTCAAAAATAATTGGAAAAAAGGCTGAGATAGGCGTTATTTTAGATGAAAAGGATATTTCAATGAATAATGGTCCTACTAATAATAATTATAATGGCAATATTAGCAATAATACTATTAATGATATTAATAGTAATATAAATATTAATAATAATAGTAATGACAATTTTAATAATAATGATTATAATGATTATAATGATTATAATGATTATAATGATTTGAATGGTTATGATTTTAATAAAATAAATAAGAATGATATCAATAGGAATGCTCAAAATAATAATATTTTTGTTTATGCAGATTCAAGAGAAGGAAACTCTAAAGTACTTCGAGCGTTAGATACAATAAATGTCAATGTGAGAATTAAATCTATGGCTGCTGGGGATTATCAGATTAGTGACGATATTGCTATTGAAAGAAAAACAGCTAAAGATTTTATTGATTCTATCATTGATAAAAGACTTTATAAACAAGCTAAAATAATGAAAGAAGAGTTTAAAAAACCAATTTTAATTTTAGAAGGAGATGATATATATTCAGGTTTCTTGTCTCCTGATGCTATTAGAGGTTCTATTGCATCTATTGCAATAGACTTTGGAATTTCTATTATTCCAACTAGAAATCCTGAAGATACTGCAGCTATGATTAAAAGAATTGCTATTAGAGAGCAAAATCAAAATAATAATCCTATTCAAGTTAGAACTGAAAGAAAACCTACTGAATTATGGGAACAGCAGCTGTTTATTATTGAATCATTGCCTAATGTTGGTCCGGTTACAGCAAAGAAATCACTCGAAAAATTTTCAACAGTTCAAGCTGTGATCGATGCATCTATTTCAGAACTCAAAGAAATTGATGGTATAGGGTCTAAAACTGCTGAAAATATTAGAAAAGTCTTAGATTCTAAATATTTAAGTTTTAAAGATAATGATAAAGATAAAAAATTGTTATAA
- a CDS encoding bifunctional 5,6,7,8-tetrahydromethanopterin hydro-lyase/3-hexulose-6-phosphate synthase, whose protein sequence is MYKIGEALVGDGNELAHVDLIIGDKEGPAGTAFANGMTQLSIGHTPLLSVIRPNLMTKPSTLIIPKVTVGDLDDASKIFGPAQTAVGRAVADAVEEGLIPKDIVEDIVIMVSVFIHPDAEDYRKIYQYNYGATKLAIRRAMSDYPGINKVLAEKDRGTHPIMGFKVTRLWSPPYVQVALDLDNLDAMEKIISAVPDRERILLEAGTPLIKKFGVGVVSKIRKLRPDAFIIADLKTLDVGRVEIKMAADETADAVAISGLGTIESIEKAIHEAQKQGIYSILDMMNVDNFKEKINKLQDNLKPNIVLLHRNVDLETSMAEKGQDTSDMTEWGNIKEIKKLIGDGLVAVAGGITPEKVDEAIESGADIIVVGRYIIGSRDVRRSAEDFLAHLPQDPDNMRLALDEDEQV, encoded by the coding sequence ATGTATAAAATAGGAGAAGCCCTTGTTGGGGACGGAAACGAATTAGCTCATGTTGATTTAATAATTGGGGATAAAGAAGGTCCTGCAGGAACTGCATTTGCAAATGGAATGACACAGTTGTCCATTGGACATACACCTTTATTATCTGTTATAAGGCCAAATTTAATGACTAAACCATCCACTTTAATAATTCCAAAAGTTACTGTTGGTGATTTAGATGATGCAAGTAAAATATTTGGACCTGCACAAACTGCTGTTGGAAGAGCTGTTGCTGATGCAGTTGAAGAAGGTCTTATTCCAAAAGATATTGTAGAGGATATTGTGATTATGGTAAGTGTATTTATACATCCTGATGCTGAAGATTACAGAAAGATATATCAATACAATTATGGAGCTACTAAGCTAGCTATTAGAAGAGCAATGTCTGATTATCCAGGAATTAATAAAGTATTAGCTGAAAAAGACAGAGGAACACATCCTATTATGGGATTCAAAGTTACAAGACTATGGTCTCCTCCTTATGTTCAAGTTGCACTTGATCTCGATAATCTTGATGCAATGGAAAAAATTATCTCTGCAGTTCCAGATAGAGAAAGAATATTACTTGAAGCTGGAACACCGCTAATTAAGAAGTTTGGTGTTGGAGTAGTAAGTAAAATAAGAAAACTTAGACCTGATGCATTCATTATTGCTGATTTAAAAACTTTAGATGTTGGTCGTGTTGAGATTAAAATGGCAGCTGATGAAACAGCTGATGCAGTAGCTATTTCTGGACTTGGAACAATTGAATCCATTGAAAAAGCTATTCATGAAGCTCAAAAACAAGGAATATATTCAATCCTTGATATGATGAATGTTGATAACTTTAAAGAAAAAATTAATAAGTTACAAGATAATCTTAAACCAAACATTGTATTATTACATAGAAATGTTGATCTTGAAACTTCAATGGCTGAAAAAGGTCAAGATACTAGTGATATGACTGAATGGGGTAATATCAAAGAAATTAAAAAATTAATTGGTGATGGTCTTGTTGCTGTTGCTGGTGGAATAACTCCTGAGAAAGTTGATGAAGCTATTGAATCTGGAGCAGACATAATTGTTGTTGGAAGATATATAATTGGTTCAAGGGATGTTAGAAGATCTGCAGAAGATTTCTTAGCTCACTTACCTCAAGATCCTGACAATATGAGATTAGCTCTTGATGAGGATGAACAAGTATAA
- a CDS encoding tRNA (adenine-N1)-methyltransferase: MIIIMDERSKKYIIDQKSDFQSDLGIINQEDLANAKIGQTLTTHLGKKFKVIKPSVNDFIELMDRRCSILIQKDIGTIISKCGIGSGSRIVDAGTGAGAIALNFGNIVGECGKVYSYEIREDFAEVAKSNIEKFGLDNIIEIKNKDIKEGIEENEIDLVFLDLMKPYEIFEDVYSCLNTGGYLAVYAPYIDQIETSYKIAKKIGFIDLSIIETLEREIEVRNQGTRPKTRMVGHSGYLMFGRKI; encoded by the coding sequence TTGATAATTATAATGGACGAAAGATCTAAAAAATATATTATTGATCAAAAATCTGATTTTCAAAGTGATTTAGGAATTATAAATCAAGAGGATCTAGCTAATGCAAAAATAGGTCAAACACTAACAACACATTTAGGGAAAAAATTTAAAGTAATTAAACCATCTGTTAATGATTTTATAGAATTAATGGATAGGAGATGCTCAATACTGATTCAAAAAGACATTGGTACTATAATTTCAAAGTGTGGTATTGGAAGTGGGAGTAGAATTGTTGATGCTGGTACTGGAGCTGGTGCTATAGCTTTAAATTTTGGAAATATTGTTGGAGAATGTGGAAAAGTTTACAGCTACGAGATTAGAGAAGATTTTGCAGAGGTAGCTAAAAGTAATATAGAAAAATTTGGTTTAGATAATATTATTGAAATAAAAAATAAAGATATAAAAGAAGGAATTGAAGAAAACGAAATAGACTTAGTTTTTCTTGATTTAATGAAACCATATGAAATATTTGAAGATGTTTATAGTTGTTTAAATACAGGAGGATACCTTGCTGTTTATGCTCCATATATAGATCAAATTGAAACTTCATATAAAATAGCTAAAAAGATAGGTTTCATAGATTTATCCATTATTGAAACACTTGAAAGAGAAATTGAAGTAAGAAATCAAGGCACAAGACCTAAAACTAGAATGGTGGGGCATAGTGGTTATTTGATGTTTGGAAGAAAAATTTGA
- a CDS encoding cobalamin biosynthesis protein yields the protein MYFQDIPSLQFFTLISLGILIFSILFDILLGELPTKIHPVVFIGKNIEFFLKYLIKIKNKISGFILTILVSLIVILFFIVILLISSYNLIIFLIISSLILSSTFSIRMLLSSAKSIFNDLELDINSARVSMSHLVSRDTSELTKTLIVSATIETLSENITDSVISPVFYYIIANIIFILALSLIVVFNFSSANINILNIIIFSVIIAIFYRIINTLDAMVGYKNEKYSNIGYFPAKLDDILNYIPARLGGILTVLTSFLYRNQGFNYKNSYLTMLNDARKCPSPNSGFTMAAVAGALDISLTKKNVYSIGKDKNVLKKNDINKAIKLSKLTIFLSILFLILIFLIFILIIFVFLL from the coding sequence ATGTATTTTCAAGATATACCTAGCTTACAATTTTTTACACTTATTTCATTAGGTATATTGATTTTTTCAATATTATTTGATATTTTATTAGGCGAACTACCAACAAAAATACATCCTGTGGTTTTCATTGGTAAAAATATTGAATTTTTTTTAAAATATTTAATAAAAATTAAAAACAAAATATCTGGATTTATTTTAACAATATTAGTTTCATTGATAGTAATATTATTTTTCATAGTAATATTATTAATATCTAGCTATAATCTTATTATCTTCTTGATAATATCATCATTAATACTTTCTTCAACATTTTCAATTAGAATGCTACTTTCTTCAGCTAAATCAATTTTCAATGATTTAGAATTAGATATTAATTCTGCAAGAGTTTCTATGTCACATTTAGTAAGTAGAGATACATCTGAACTTACTAAAACTCTCATTGTTTCTGCTACAATTGAAACATTATCTGAAAATATAACAGACTCTGTTATTTCACCTGTATTTTATTATATTATAGCTAATATTATTTTTATTTTAGCTCTATCTTTAATTGTAGTGTTTAATTTTTCTTCAGCTAATATAAATATTTTAAATATTATAATATTTTCTGTTATTATAGCTATTTTTTATAGAATAATTAATACATTAGATGCTATGGTTGGATATAAAAATGAAAAGTACTCTAATATTGGATATTTCCCAGCAAAATTAGATGATATATTGAATTATATTCCTGCTCGCCTTGGGGGAATTTTAACAGTTTTAACTTCTTTCTTATATAGAAATCAAGGATTTAATTACAAAAACAGCTATTTAACAATGTTAAATGATGCTAGAAAATGCCCATCCCCAAATTCTGGGTTTACAATGGCAGCTGTTGCAGGAGCTTTAGATATTTCCCTTACAAAAAAGAATGTTTATAGTATTGGTAAAGATAAGAATGTTTTAAAAAAGAATGATATTAATAAAGCTATTAAACTTTCTAAATTAACTATTTTTTTATCTATTTTGTTTTTAATTTTAATTTTTTTAATATTTATTTTAATTATTTTTGTATTTTTATTATAA
- the pyrB gene encoding aspartate carbamoyltransferase → MIKIFNLNDVISIKDFQKKDIEFILNEAENLEKIAKSQEFSDELAGKILGMMFFEPSTRTRLSFETSMKKLGGNCVGFAGSSASSVSKGESLADTSKMFEAYSDALIIRHSLEGAAKFISDIVDVPVINAGDGAGQHPTQTLLDLYTIKRQFDKIKGLNVALVGDLKYGRTVHSLAYALGMFDAQMNFVSPDELKMPKETLHDLKKNNVKFHETNNLKNVIDEIDVLYVTRIQKERFPDEEEYSKIKGAYLINHDLVKGKDLIVMHPLPRVDEISTDVDNTKYNKYFEQAFYGVPVRMAILKNIIKNKF, encoded by the coding sequence GTGATTAAAATTTTTAATCTAAATGATGTAATATCAATAAAGGATTTTCAAAAAAAAGATATTGAATTTATTTTAAATGAAGCTGAAAATCTTGAAAAAATAGCAAAATCCCAAGAATTTTCAGATGAATTAGCAGGTAAAATATTGGGAATGATGTTTTTTGAGCCTTCTACTAGAACTCGTTTATCTTTTGAAACATCCATGAAAAAATTAGGTGGTAATTGTGTTGGATTTGCTGGAAGCTCAGCTAGTTCTGTTTCAAAGGGTGAAAGTTTAGCTGATACATCAAAAATGTTTGAAGCTTATTCAGATGCTCTTATTATTCGACATAGCCTAGAAGGGGCTGCAAAATTTATTTCAGATATTGTGGATGTTCCTGTAATAAATGCTGGAGATGGTGCTGGACAACATCCAACTCAAACTCTTCTAGATCTTTACACAATCAAACGCCAATTTGATAAAATTAAAGGTTTAAATGTTGCTTTAGTGGGAGATTTAAAATATGGACGCACTGTGCATTCATTAGCTTATGCACTTGGAATGTTTGATGCTCAAATGAATTTTGTATCACCTGATGAATTAAAAATGCCAAAAGAAACTCTCCATGATCTAAAAAAGAACAATGTAAAATTTCATGAAACAAATAATTTGAAAAATGTTATTGATGAAATTGATGTATTGTATGTTACTAGAATACAAAAAGAAAGGTTTCCAGATGAAGAAGAATATTCAAAAATAAAAGGAGCTTATTTGATTAATCATGACCTTGTAAAAGGAAAAGATCTTATTGTAATGCATCCTCTTCCAAGAGTTGATGAAATATCTACAGATGTTGATAATACTAAATATAATAAATATTTTGAACAGGCTTTTTATGGTGTTCCTGTTAGAATGGCTATTTTAAAGAATATTATTAAAAATAAATTTTAA